Proteins from a genomic interval of Zingiber officinale cultivar Zhangliang chromosome 2A, Zo_v1.1, whole genome shotgun sequence:
- the LOC122040876 gene encoding UDP-glucuronic acid decarboxylase 1-like, producing the protein MKQLHKQPSLNQNAQIPTYAVKPGKPPSRSAASSPSFLRAAFGYLLREQRLLFVLAGAIIASTFFLLHPYYSSSLSHSHPDDHLNQRILDKFQHTSSYDSGRSGAVAVSSGGRRVPVGLKKPSKRIVVTGGAGFVGSHLVDKILARGDSVIVIDNFFTGRKENVAHHFGNPRFELIRHDVVEPILLEVDEIYHLACPASPVHYKYNPIKTIKTNVMGTLNMLGLAKRIGARFLLTSTSEVYGDPLEHPQKETYWGHVNPIGVRSCYDEGKRTAETLTMDYHRGAGLEVRIARIFNTYGPRMCLDDGRVVSNFVAQALRKEPMTVYGDGKQTRSFQFVSDLVDGLVVLMEGEHIGPFNLGNPGEFTMLELAEVVKEVVDSSAAIEFRPNTADDPHMRKPDISKAKELLNWEPKITLRQGLPLMVTDFQKRILSPEN; encoded by the exons ATGAAGCAGCTTCATAAACAACCCAGCCTCAACCAGAATGCCCAGATCCCGACCTACGCCGTCAAGCCCGGGAAGCCGCCATCACGCTCCGCCGCTTCCTCGCCTTCCTTCCTCCGGGCTGCCTTCGGTTACCTCCTCCGCGAGCAGCGCCTTCTCTTCGTCCTCGCCGGCGCTATCATTGCCTCCACCTTTTTCCTTCTCCACCCCTATTACAGCTCCTCTCTCTCCCACTCCCACCCCGACGATCACCTCAACCAACGCATCCTTGATAAGTTCCAGCACACCTCCTCCTACGACAGTGGCCGCAGCGGCGCCGTTGCCGTCAGTAGCGGTGGGAGGAGAGTGCCGGTGGGGTTGAAGAAGCCATCGAAGCGGATCGTAGTCACCGGAGGTGCCGGATTCGTCGGAAGCCATCTGGTGGACAAGATTCTGGCGAGGGGGGATAGCGTCATCGTGATCGATAATTTCTTCACCGGGAGGAAAGAAAACGTGGCGCATCACTTCGGGAACCCGAGGTTTGAGCTGATCCGCCATGACGTCGTCGAGCCGATCTTGCTGGAGGTCGACGAGATCTACCATCTCGCTTGCCCGGCATCGCCTGTGCACTACAAATATAACCCTATCAAGACCATC AAGACAAATGTGATGGGGACATTAAACATGTTGGGTTTAGCAAAGAGAATTGGAGCTCGTTTTTTGCTGACAAGTACTAGTGAGGTATATGGCGACCCACTTGAGCACCCACAAAAAGAGACATACTGGGGCCATGTCAATCCCATAG GTGTTAGGAGTTGCTATGATGAAGGAAAGAGGACGGCAGAAACTTTGACCATGGATTACCATCGTGGTGCTGGACTTGAG GTTCGTATTGCACGTATATTCAATACGTATGGGCCTCGGATGTGCCTTGATGATGGCAGGGTGGTCAGCAACTTTGTTGCTCAG GCTCTTCGAAAGGAACCTATGACTGTCTATGGTGATGGAAAGCAAACTCGGAGTTTCCAATTTGTTTCAGATTTG GTTGATGGATTAGTAGTGTTAATGGAAGGTGAGCATATTGGACCTTTCAACTTGGGTAATCCTGGGGAGTTCACCATGCTCGAGCTAGCTGAG GTTGTAAAAGAGGTTGTTGATTCTTCTGCAGCCATAGAATTCCGGCCTAATACTGCTGACGATCCACATATGAGAAAACCTGACATATCAAAAGCAAAAGAGCTGCTGAACTGGGAGCCCAAGATTACCTTACGACAAGGACTGCCCCTAATGGTGACCGACTTCCAAAAGCGGATTCTGAGCCCTGAGAATTAA